The Glycine soja cultivar W05 chromosome 19, ASM419377v2, whole genome shotgun sequence genomic sequence TATGAGGTCTGAGTTTTAAGTAAGTCCATTCCCCAACCTCAAAATTAAGACACATCCCTTCTATGTTTATTTGTagttttctttcatttgttCTTGGCCTTTGTCAAATGGAATTGCAACTGCCTTAgagtttcatctttatccattAAGACTCTAGAGATCCTACCTCCAATCTGGACTAGAATAAGCACTGTTACTATTACTATGCCTTTTGATTCTATTTTCCCAAAGCTCCTGTCTCATCCATACGTAAGTTAGGGTATGTATGGAGCAGACACTGATTGGACCTTGTCCCAACAGAAAATAGCATTATCAAAAGCATCTTTTGGGAGGTAATCCTTCAGGTTTTTCGAACACTTCTTgaactttattaaaaataacttgCAACTCCTCTACTTGAGCTTGTGACAATTCATGTTGGTCATCCCTCATCCCGGTTTTATCTCGCTTGCAACACTGCACCATATATTTTGAAAGGCTATCTTGGCCAATTATACTCTGTAAAGATGTATCGACTTTTGCCAACCCTGTAGTTCCACTCCATTCCCCTTTAGTTGCAACTTGCAATATCATAGTTATTTAGCATTGTTTCCAAAGGTTGTTTAGAGTTTAGACAGTTGGTAGAGGGTAGTGTAAGGCACAGAAAATGGAATTGAGAGAGAGGttgaatcaaatcaaacaaaagaaGATGAGAAAACATCTCTCAgttgtttgtgtttatttttctaaacacttattttgaaaacaatgctaaAAACTTATAGATTTTGATTGGAAAATTGATTTCTGAACAGtgaaattgttttagaaaacagTTATTAAAACTAAATGAGAAGGGAATAAAACAAGTCCTTGTTGTCTCCCAATTTGTTGTCACTTCCCCTAGTGTTCTTAGCCATGCAATGCCAAGAATTGAATCCAGTCAACACCAAAGCATCAATGACACAAGAATACATGCCCATTGCCACGTCAAGGCGGAACACTCTCATGTAGTAACCATCACCCAACACCTTATTCTTAACCCTCATTCTATGTCCTGCATATGCAACCCTAATACAGTGATGATGAACTTTGGTGAAATTAAATTATGGGTTGCAACACCCTCCATTCAACACAACAATCTCCTCTCACATTCTCATGTCCACTCTTTCCTTCTAGAATAAACTCTCCATATATTTGGTCCATGGCATAATTAATCCAGCACCTTGCCATTTCCTTTTTGGGCTTATCTTTTCCAACTCTATCAATATCACTCTGCATCTAAGCTTTAGTTCTTCATAAGGAAAAACACAATATCAATTGATACATATGGGCCAACTCTATAGCTgtgaaaaatttgagaaaattgagTGTAACACtaaaattattgttgaaaacaaattgttttctttcatcttgaattGAAGATGAGGAGTGTGATTTGCATAGGGAATTGTATTAATAAAGCCCATCTAGTTAAATTCAGAATCTTGCTTCTCATTGAAAAGTCTCACGTACATGCTTTTCAATCAATTGGTCTGAAGATTAATCTCGTATTGATGCAGAAGCTGAAGACTcgtgtcataaaaaaaaactgcaaTCCTGACTGGAATGAAGAATTGACCCTCTCTGTAAAGGACATTAAAACCCCAATACATCTGGTGAGTACTGATGCAAgctacatcaattttttttttcacatactaacaaaaaaaatgatagtcatCAAGGCTTAACTGTATTGATATAGGCTTGAATTGAATAAATTTCTTCATAAATAGTTGTAAGATGAGAAAATAAGGAGGTTAGATGAATTGAGCttttctcataaattaaaattaatttaagcacTTTATCTTTTATAGAAGTTCTTCCATGTATAAATCCTCCAAAAGCTGAGGtgataagttgattttagcttatggAAGACGGAACTCAATTggttttaccttttttattttctttacctATAAGTgcctataaaaaaagaaaaaaatatatccaaATAGGTTCACAGTCTTTGTCTAATGGAGATTAACTCATTAATTAGTATATACATTATGCATCTACACTATGAGGCACTGGTGGCATATCAATTTCTAATACTGAATTGTCTATTAGTATATATAATCTATCGTACTATTAGATTAAACCTCCAATGTCTATACTAATAGttcaattattttatagataaaagaCTATAATAATAGAGACAACCCTTCATCTAGATCGCTGCAAATAATTTACTCTTGTCCTTCTAGGTGTGTCACTATAGCACCAAAATAATACCCCAATGATTGTTGATGGCTTTTGCATTTTGTTTTTCTGTGCAGACGGTTTATGACAAAGACACTTTCTCTGTGGATGACAAAATGGGTGAGGCAGAGATAGACTTAAAACCATATGTTCAGTGTAAGCAGATGGGATTGGGTAAGCTCCCAAATGGTTGTTCACTCAAGAGGATCCAGCCAGATAGAACTAATTACCTTGCTGAAGAGAGCAGCTGCATTTGGCAAAATGGAAAGATTGTCCAAGAAATGTTTTTGAGATTGAGAAATGTTGAGAGTGGGGAGATACTTGTGGAAATTGAGTGGGTTGATGTTGTTGGTTGCAGGGGCTTATCACAGGTAGAACTTTAAGTGTGCTTCCACCCTTATGTTATATGAAGCATTGAAAGCTTAGATGCCAACTCCAGGTTAATGCAATGTGGTACATTAATAATGTTTTGTGATGTAACCTGTGATACTAGTGTTGAATGTGTAATCCTAAGTTGAAACTAGCTTTTGTACTTTATCTTGTGAAGTGAGACATAAGTAATTAGTAACTTCTTGAAATATTTATGTAGGGGAAttgatctttatttttttttcattaagatATTATACTATTGATGTGAAATTCCTTTAGTTGTTGTGACAACCAAGTACTAAGTGTTGATTCCCTTTAGGCGATGGATCCAAGGAAGAGACTCTATTCCTTAGTTAGGTTCTTAGTCCACTCCAAAGATTTTTAGCCGTCGATGAACTGAAGTTTCTAAATTAGGCTACTCCTATATGGAATTATAGTAAAGGAAGCAATAAACAATTGTAAGCAATAAATGAACTTAAAGGAAGTAGTCGAAGTAAAGCAAATAAGCAAAGTAATgcaaataaaaagcaaaaaaaatgattgaattttgtatattgatgtttgtgtctttgttacAATGTGATAAGTCTTATTTATAGTGATTGACTAATAGTTACATTAGCTAAAgcactattaaaaaaatcccTAAAATCTCAGAGATCATGGCTATCCTCCCTTCAACCACTTCCTTGTGCATCAAGTTGACTTCCATGTTCTCTAAAATGGTTTGCACACTATTCAAAGCATTCTATCAAGTCATTTTATCACTTTACCTCATTTCAGCCATGTCAGTTGCCTCAATCGGCTTCCTTATGCTAGTCATAGCCAATCAACAGTTGTTGCTCCAACAACTAACTTTTAAGTATTAACATAACTGTCCCTCTTTTCCTAAGTTGCTTGAATTTGGAAATTATATCTTCTCAAACGTCTATTGGAATATAATCAAGTAACCAAGCGTATTTGAATCCAACAACCATATTTCAagttttgaaaatcattttccattttattttttatttctcttatcttTTGCAATCGATCTTGGCTCTTCTTCCTTATAAAATTCATTAGTAGGTTTTCTCTTTTACTTGCTCCTAATTCTTCAGAAAAACCCTAACCtcaaatcatgttaactgcttCTAAACAACCTGCTTCTAGTGCATCCGTGCACTCATTAGAACCTGAACCCTATTTCACCACTGAAACTCTTATTGCTTTTGATGAACAACACTAAGAGTTCTTTCTGGGCCCTTGCTTTCTTAATGAAGACGAAAATACTAATAAGATGACTAACATGTTTTTAATCATGTGAAATATCCACTTCCAATCAGTTGTGACTAGTATGAGATTCACAAATTCCCTTCTAGCTTTTGCGCATGGCCTAGACCTCTTCTAGAATATCAAACATGGTTAAAGAGGGTTTCAACTTCATACAAAGATGAATGGAAGGAATAGGGAATTTATGATATGATAATGTTATCAGTCGTTGATATGCACTAGCCATGGGATGTGTTGATCAAAATCTTACGGTTCTGGTCAACAACTATCAATGGGTTCGTGCTTCCTAAAGCTACGATTGGCCTGACCCTTCTAGATGTATTGACTATTCTCAACTTGTCGATTCATGGTGAGGACTTGTTGTCACTCTATGGAATATGTTGTGTTCCGTCTACTACCCTTGGCATCAAATTCTCCAAAGATGACTCCAGATATTCCAAGTTCATGCTTCTCGCTACCAAGAAGAGTGACATTGTTTCACCAGGTGAGCACCACGCCTTTCTTTTGATGTGGTTTTGTAGGTACTTCATTTGCACTGGTTTAGTAGGCGTGGTGAGTGAATATTGCAACTTTGTATCGGCTATCACCTCTGACCATGATTTGGCTTTGGGTCCCTTGCATCTCTCCACACTGTATATGGGCATTTTCCATCTTCTCAACAATCTCGAAGACTGTTGGATTGAGTATAATATTGTCTTTGTCCAATTCTCTTCCTAATCCTTTGAGCATGGCTATATTTTCCAAATGCCCTTTATCTTGTGATTGGTTTGTTGGAAGCCAAACATGAAGACATTTGCTATGGGCAAGCTTTCATTCACCTTCCAGCATCAAAAGTGTCAGCCTTTTTGATTGCCAACTGGCACTTGATGGCTGATTTTTGCCTAGCTCCCTTTTAGTGAGGGGAACATCACGACTAGAAACAACTAGGCATCAACCTTAATGAGTCATTGCCTCTTGTTTGGCGtaaagcctacatcaaggaaaGATACtactttctttataaaatacTACTTCATTTAGATGTATCACCTAAAATGTCTTTGTTTCAaactaagaaaaagaagagtgggAAAGATAGAGAAATGGCAAAGGATCTTTCTAAGGAACCTCCTCCAACTTTTGATACTCGCTGGACCAAAACGATTGACAGAATTGGTCTCAACAAATGTAAAGATGACTTAGCCGCTCTTACAGGATCAGTCAATTCTATCCCTATACTAAAAAAACCATCCTTACTAGATGAGGTCGCGTTTGAATACTTCCACTCTTCTATGACTAGTCCTTCAGTTCCTTAAAATGGCTTTCCAAATTTGAAGCATGAAAAATATGTGCAAGATACACTGATTCGTTCGTTCCCAACAGATTCTAAAATTGGAAGCATCAACTAATCCTACCAATTATCCTTGAGCCTAAAAGGAAATTTTATAAGCAAAACTCATTGCTCTCTTCTAAACTCATTCCTTTTAGTCTCGTCTCGGCAGATTGAATAATCTAGGATTCAGTATCAAAAGGCTTGAGTACGAAAGTAGGCTCTTCCTTTATTACGCTATTCTTCCCATCGAGCAAGGGAAATGCCCTACTACAGAAGAAAAACTACcatggaaaaagaaagaggaataGGCTGACTGCCATACTCGCTTACACGAATGAGGAAGTTgctgttagtcggtgaatacgactaacttttgtgtataaaacttgtgtaaattgtatcaaactcttccaatttatcattattttgtagtgttaaaagttcttttagttaaagataggtaataaatacttagtaattctgttttgtgtgtttaataattattttctcttaatttcaggttaattaggcaagttttgaagtgttgtttttcaccttcttgctaagccaatccgttggcttagcgagtgtccgctaagcgcaacactcattggctaagcgcaaggaagaatctagaagaagatgagctgtacatgttcgctaagcgcaccgcttcatctcactaagcacaccgcttcagtccatccgctaagcgagaaaggcacgcgctTAGCCTAAATTCACTAATGTGAGCTAAGCGGTCCAGAATTGTGCTAACCGCACGACcatgaacaaggccacctatttaagcctgaaataagattttgtgaagggagtttgggcTGAGAGCtgaagctttgcatgtctagtgattctagagagagaaaggtccaagttccagagagttttgagagattttgctgtgtgaagatctgcagagaccagagcttgaagaggaagctgttctgagagcttgagatgagtttgtgagtgattgtgagatcctagaggtgaaggagacatccttaccatttgtatttttgcaatctttcatcttgttcttctcttagttgtaaaggaggcttcctggttatggaaagctaaaatcctctattggatcttccctgtaggtacttgatgtaaatatctttttatctatttaatgatggttcgtgtgttctctgtgctattagcttttcattctagtatgcctttaccttgatcacatagatgcatgctctgttaggatcattcaatagtcgaaactggtctgattctgatgaccttgataggacatggctaagttgtcgtactatcacgaggaatcagggtgcgataatttagtagTAGAATGTTTGCcttaatgcggtcttggttgagtttggtccaacaagaggaatctgaggacaatgcttgatcaggattaggctaaactatcatgaggaattggggtttagcatctcaggagacaccataggaacacatgagcattgttagtttgagaatatccttttagcaTCAGACActtattaggaagaccaacgtgttttctacttgttttttacACGTCATTTCTCTcgtgtgattttcctttttgcatagatagtttacatagttgttcatattcacacttagatTTTCACGCTAGACACTtattcactgaaatagcttatcaagtaacacaagttccccgacagttcgatactcagttcttaccgttttataattcttgtgcgatccggtgcacttgccgaaaacgaacaagtttttggcgccgttgctgagtaacttctttttattttgaaagttggatcgtttttaggtgtctattctttattagttattctttgattatttgttaatatttgttcttaattcatattttttcttctcttatcgGATTCGATAATCGCTGTGTCTAttagtgttttatatgcatagatctcccacaggcaatttagttcctctggacttagaaATTAAAGCTACATTGAGAAGGAATAAGgctgagaggagaaggaaacttctgcaaGACAGAACAATTGCATCCATTCTTGAAACTTCTTACCACAATTCTTTACTAGCATTGCACGTTCTGAAGTGCAAGCTCACAACATCAACTACCCacatttaatacaggggaatTTAGTTGAGAAGTCATCCAATagttttgtggcaaatacagaacagaatcccaaggaggaatgcaaagctatgatgacaaggagtaaaaggtttgtggaggctgaggatgaggatagtgtTGTGCATAAGAAGAAAACTACTGACAAGAAAAGTACTGATGGCAAGAAAAATGAGGTGAGAGGTGAAAGTattcaagaaaaagaggaacaaataatggtcaagaatgaagaattgaaggaccaagaaaaagaaaaagaagtagaaaaagaaatagaaaatgaaaaaaatggaaaagaagaaaaaaataataagaatgcaaagaagagtAGAAGTGAAAAAGCTGTGGATGAAagtgtggaagtaccatatcctgtggtaccttccaagaaggaaaaagatcgtcatctggtaagatttttagataatttCAGGAAActagaaataaccatgcccttcggagaagctttgcagcagatgccactctactccaaattcttgaaggatatgttaacaaggaaacataagtatattcaccaggaaaacatcatagtggaaggaaattgcagtgcagtgattcaaaagatccttccatCCAAGCATAAAGATCatgggagtgtaactattccttgctcaattggagaagtcattGTGGGAAAAACACTTATTGACCTGGGAGCTAGCATTAATctaatgccactctccatgtgcagaagattgggagagttggagataatgTCCACTAGAATGACTTTACAACtagctgaccgctccattaccagaccatatggagtaattgaagatgtgttggtcagagtgaaacattttatcttctcgGCAGATTTTGTGGTAATGAATATCTGCAAAGATACTGACATTCatgtaatattgggaaggccattcatgttgacTGCAAGatgcatagttgatatgggtAGGAGGAAGCTGGAGTTGGGTTTTGAAgatcaaaaaattgattttgatttatttgttgaagacaagcctgcttCAGAACAAAATgttgcttacaggtaatggaaaatgtcaagaggttctgaaggtaagaaccaaaacataagatcacCTAGTGAGGTaaatgcgtcaagctaatgacattaaagaagcgcttcctaggaggcaacccagttttaatttctgttatctttgtttttgcATGCATTTGATCATTTGGAACTTGTTGTATAATCTGTACTTTGGAGTTTATCAGTCTATCTTTGAATGTTAGATATAATGGTTTCAATTTGTTGAGGAAGggattgaaaaataacttagaaaacatttttggAAAAATAGTCCTTTTGCTAAGCGCCAgcttcgcgctaagcgcatctttggTCATGCGTTAAGCCGAGAGTCTTAAGCATTTAACGCCCAAAccttgcatctgaggctgatttggttcgctaagctggccaaggcggagctaagccaacttcaattcgatctgaattcgGCTAAGCTGCAGTCCGATCGCTAAGCGATAGCTTATCCTTGGCTAAGCATGACCTATTGTCACCAAGCTAAATTCCTTACGGCCAGAACTGAGGTTCATGAAGCTAAGCGCCAGTCATGGCAGTTAAGCTGAATTCTTTGCGGCAATATAAGCGCTAAGCGAGTCCTTATCagctaagcgcatgctcctcTATACTTAAGAttcatcattttagctaagccggCCAGAGCCTGGCTTAGTGAGAGTTGCAGCTTTTCTGATCTGCAAACCTCGCTAAGCGGTCTTATCCTCGCGTTAAGCCAAGCCTGtgtgcaaaaaaaataattgattttgaatttgaaacgtcgGCTAAGCGAGCGGAtcattgagaaaccaaacgcctctctagctcgcttagcgcagcggTCCGCTAAATGAGAGTGTTGAAAaatgcttaagtgagtgtaacagcaGTTACATTCACACTTGCCAAATTTCAGAAACTTTGtctctgcattctctctctccaaaaattcgcacattttgcatctgtgctttctttttgcattatcAACTTTGAAGCAACAACCATacaccatccaagtaagttccttggttcctttcctctttttccCGTCTAAACTTTAGGATAGAAGACTTCTCttgtagttttagatttttagggttttaatgttttgttagaattagtttaagattaggaCTATATACACTTGTATACTGTATTGAGTATGATGCACACTTTGCATGTGTGATATGCCTATTAGAGGCCTCAATATTGGAAAAAAATGCATTGCGTTTTCTGGgttttttctggaaaatgcGATGAACTCGCTCAGCGCGCCTGCTGCGCTGAGCGAGTTCATTGATATTCATTGAATATTTGAGTTTTTCGAAACAACTTGTTAAGCGCACTTTTCGTGCTAAGCGAGTttatcttttgaggatgaataTTCATCCTCTTGATACAGTACCTGTGGCTAAGAGAGGATGATTCACTAAGCCTAGGTAACTTAGTCAATATTTGTGTTGATAACCtcgcgctaagccgagcttCTATAGGCTAAGCGCAATTCATTACGACATTTTTTGAGCTAAACGACCCTATTCGCTAAGCTCCCatacttagtgaaatttttatTCTGTTTATTGCCGCTAAGCACAACTTATGAGGAGCTAAGCGTGCATCCTTACGCTAAGCGGTAGTATATTTTGTGAAGGTCCTCTAAGCGAATACTATCTCACTAAGCGGCCGTTATCTTTCTTTCAACTTGATTTTTTGTAGTTGTTTGGATCCCATTCTTATAGATGACATCAAGAAAAAGGGCAAGAACCGATGGCATTCCTTCATCATCCAACCCAGTTCCTCCGACAGCAGCCATGGAACCAGATGTCCAACACTCACATACTATAATCCCTATGTTGCAAAGTTTATTTAGGGGGCAGTTGATGATCATGTATAACCAGTAGGAGTTGGCTCACAATAGGCCAATCATATCTATGGAgcattttcttgaaaaaatgGCCTTCCCAGAAGCTTAGCTTCCATTAGAGAGATCCCATGAGGTTGTTCCTCCTGAGCCCGCACTAGCCAGGACTGAGCCGATACCAGCTGAACCACTACCTCCAGTAGTGGATCCACCTTTTTCTCCTGAGCTTGAAATATTATCTCCTCCACCAGCTCCAGCTCCACCTCTGATAATCATCTTCGATGAATCATCTGATGAAGATGTTGCCCCTCCTGATTCACCATCTTGCAACATAGATGATGGTTCtgacttttaattataatttcaatacagtatttcttttatgtttacaTACACTActagttttatttttggataaTTAGTTTGCTTATTCTGAAGCATTTGAACAGTTTAACTTGGTTTTTAATGATATGGCAGTGAAGCACTTTTATTGACTTATGAAAATGGTtgtatgcttttattttgaattgaatgcatgattgtgatggagtttgtg encodes the following:
- the LOC114399122 gene encoding protein C2-DOMAIN ABA-RELATED 9-like isoform X1; the encoded protein is MDNNNILGLLKLRIKRGINLAIRDARASDPYVVVNMGDQKLKTRVIKKNCNPDWNEELTLSVKDIKTPIHLTVYDKDTFSVDDKMGEAEIDLKPYVQCKQMGLGKLPNGCSLKRIQPDRTNYLAEESSCIWQNGKIVQEMFLRLRNVESGEILVEIEWVDVVGCRGLSQVEL
- the LOC114399122 gene encoding protein C2-DOMAIN ABA-RELATED 9-like isoform X2, whose protein sequence is MDNNNILGLLKLRIKRGINLAIRDARASDPYVVVNMGDQTVYDKDTFSVDDKMGEAEIDLKPYVQCKQMGLGKLPNGCSLKRIQPDRTNYLAEESSCIWQNGKIVQEMFLRLRNVESGEILVEIEWVDVVGCRGLSQVEL